A genomic stretch from Lathyrus oleraceus cultivar Zhongwan6 chromosome 2, CAAS_Psat_ZW6_1.0, whole genome shotgun sequence includes:
- the LOC127118053 gene encoding protein IQ-DOMAIN 33 translates to MGFTVGLVRNVFSRNHAIRSHESKITRRNSTENRRWVSVKSYLCGNEFNSVLAEEDSASIKSSEVTVTQSLQEDFATDKDDTKSEETVENAIEKKPNSNPKSLNEEEAVIIIQSAYRSFKLRCRNEETERSETRKEKLELVTESPDRKSMATSVEVQTGNSTEVFSLEGENMSIYNHIQNRNRTRGIKQKEDWDDSTVSSNVSKMRMQNRMEATTRRERALAYAFSQQLRICSKRKLAKHNNMEQNMSWSWLERWMATRLQDTSSVESHAMNQYENFTNDHKITIKTRFLDGSGGEEKESCGSNEVPISFDNYSVSSQEEKVSNYNLSTTKTNFKARRTVSRRKTVPSYQFHDDHSKISITDGSNNASKDTKQKSKQDGSKTEISQMTISTSKTSNE, encoded by the exons ATGGGTTTCACTGTTGGCTTGGTAAGAAATGTCTTCTCAAGAAACCATGCTATTAGGTCTCATGAAAGCAAA ATAACGCGACGCAATTCAACTGAAAATAGAAGATGGGTTTCTGTTAAATCATACTTGTGCGGAAACGAATTCAATTCAGTGCTTGCAGAGGAAGATTCAGCTTCAATCAAGAGCTCTGAAGTCACAGTTACGCAGTCTCTTCAAGAAGATTTCGCGACGGATAAAGACGATACCAAGAGTGAAGAAACCGTTGAGAATGCAATAGAGAAAAAACCAAATTCGAACCCGAAATCATTGAATGAAGAAGAAGCGGTTATTATAATTCAATCAGCATATAGAAGCTTCAAG TTAAGGTGTAGAAATGAAGAAACCGAAAGGTCGGAAACTCGCAAAGAGAAGCTCGAGTTAGTGACGGAAAGTCCGGATAGGAAATCTATGGCTACATCAGTTGAAGTTCAAACAGGAAATTCCACAGAAGTTTTCTCACTTGAAGGAGAAAATATGAGCATTTATAATCATATTCAGAACAGGAATAGAACAAGAGGAATAAAGCAAAAG GAAGATTGGGATGACAGCACTGTGAGTAGCAATGTTTCGAAAATGAGAATGCAGAACAGAATGGAGGCAACAACAAGGAGAGAAagagcattggcttatgctttcTCACAACAG TTGCGGATATGTTCAAAGAGAAAACTAGCAAAACATAACAACATGGAACAAAATATGAGCTGGAGTTGGCTTGAAAGATGGATGGCAACTCGACTTCAAGACACTTCATCGGTTGAGAGCCATGCTATGAATCAGTATGAAAATTTCACCAATGATCACAAAATCACTATAAAGACGAGATTTTTAGATGGTTCTGGTGGCGAAGAAAAAGAGAGTTGTGGATCGAATGAAGTTCCGATTTCTTTTGATAATTATTCAGTAAGTTCACAAGAAGAAAAAGTTAGCAACTACAATTTATCAACTACAAAGACAAATTTCAAAGCTAGGAGAACTGTGTCCAGGAGGAAAACTGTGCCAAGTTATCAATTTCACGATGATCATTCAAAG ATAAGCATTACAGATGGTTCAAACAATGCTAGTAAGGATACTAAGCAAAAATCAAAGCAAGATGGAAGCAAAACAGAAATCAGTCAAATGACAATTAGCACTTCTAAAACTTCTAATGAGTGA